Proteins found in one Sporosarcina jeotgali genomic segment:
- a CDS encoding 3'-5' exonuclease, giving the protein MDIHEKAIRLLQEKAEQPNRSRKTTAQKYKKSTKPVTDYVVLDFETTGLRAGADKIIQIGAIRYFNHWKDEEMDALINPQRYISPTITRITGISNEMVEEAPTIDEKIEELIEFIGELPIIAHNASFDMGFLYALEGLNGVSIPEYTVIDTVKIARQKIKDTPNHKLTTLTQYLQLEHDAHNAIGDCLATAAIYQYCTK; this is encoded by the coding sequence GTGGATATCCACGAAAAAGCGATTCGGCTGCTGCAAGAAAAGGCCGAGCAGCCAAATCGTTCACGCAAAACAACTGCACAAAAATATAAAAAAAGTACAAAACCCGTAACCGATTACGTCGTGCTGGATTTTGAGACGACCGGATTACGGGCAGGCGCAGATAAAATCATTCAAATTGGTGCGATCCGTTATTTCAATCACTGGAAAGACGAAGAAATGGACGCCCTTATCAATCCACAGCGCTACATTTCACCGACCATCACCCGCATAACGGGCATCTCCAACGAAATGGTCGAAGAAGCACCGACGATCGATGAAAAAATTGAAGAACTGATCGAATTCATCGGGGAATTGCCGATCATCGCCCACAACGCCTCGTTCGACATGGGCTTCCTATACGCGCTCGAGGGGTTAAACGGCGTATCCATCCCGGAATACACCGTCATCGACACCGTCAAAATCGCACGCCAGAAAATCAAAGACACACCCAATCATAAACTCACAACACTCACGCAATACCTGCAACTCGAACACGACGCCCACAACGCAATCGGCGACTGCCTCGCAACCGCCGCAATTTATCAATACTGCACCAAGTAA
- a CDS encoding nuclease-related domain-containing protein, which produces MLYKQRTMPKLLQGLLSLEKRLAPTHPQYDYIQKELYKTRAGYGGEVEYDRYMKEVRTNYPHAILHDLSLQQEGIYFQIDSLFITPDAIIITEIKNRAGKILIKTNPTQFLQISAEGESTVFRSPIVEVNRKKQFLERWLAKRNIYIPVRGIIVFAHNNELQIEEQPPMPVLTSYEAPVYFRSLEIQDRVLEKRMIEKIATALVQSNRQYKPPLLSERYRFFKHDVIPGVFCPECSGTEVMQWDKLRWNCLRCGNVSATEHEKTLVEWFLLVSGNITNQAFCEFTGVPDRHTAKRLLARSQLHRRGKRAGSVYVPINK; this is translated from the coding sequence TTGTTATACAAACAACGAACAATGCCAAAACTACTTCAGGGACTTCTCTCCTTGGAGAAACGATTAGCGCCCACTCACCCGCAGTATGACTACATACAAAAGGAACTCTACAAAACACGTGCAGGCTATGGAGGTGAGGTGGAATACGACCGCTATATGAAAGAAGTCCGAACTAACTACCCGCACGCCATCCTCCATGATCTTTCCTTACAGCAAGAAGGCATCTATTTTCAAATCGATTCTCTGTTCATCACGCCAGATGCAATCATCATCACGGAAATCAAAAACAGGGCGGGAAAAATTCTTATCAAGACGAACCCAACGCAGTTCCTGCAAATATCTGCCGAGGGAGAATCTACAGTGTTTCGAAGTCCAATAGTAGAGGTGAATCGAAAAAAACAGTTTTTGGAAAGGTGGCTCGCCAAGCGGAATATTTATATCCCCGTGCGAGGTATTATTGTGTTTGCTCACAATAACGAGCTGCAAATAGAGGAACAACCTCCGATGCCGGTGCTAACTTCCTATGAGGCACCTGTTTATTTTAGATCCCTGGAGATTCAAGACCGCGTGTTGGAAAAGAGAATGATAGAAAAGATAGCGACCGCCCTTGTGCAAAGTAATCGACAATACAAACCTCCACTATTAAGTGAGCGCTACAGATTTTTCAAACACGATGTGATTCCAGGAGTGTTTTGTCCAGAATGTAGTGGAACTGAAGTAATGCAATGGGATAAACTTCGCTGGAATTGTCTGAGGTGCGGCAATGTAAGCGCAACTGAACATGAAAAAACATTAGTAGAATGGTTTCTGCTCGTCTCAGGAAATATCACTAATCAGGCGTTTTGTGAATTCACCGGAGTACCAGATCGGCATACCGCCAAGAGACTTCTAGCCCGAAGTCAGTTGCATAGGAGAGGGAAACGAGCTGGAAGTGTATACGTTCCTATCAATAAATAA
- a CDS encoding N-acetylmuramoyl-L-alanine amidase, producing the protein MKKLAVCLTLSLAALVPFGQDSKAAANFTDVGTTHRAQAEIYYLVEGGITSGVSETRFVPEQQVTRVQAAAMLGRTLNLNGEQRATNFKDVGKNNFASGYIQQLVDKKIISGYPDGSFKPNNTLSRGEMAVLIGRAFEYKSSSVSVAASSLINKGIASGIADGSFGETQTIKRGDFAVFLARSINADFRTADNEKFEHNAYVDTKDGSKLNLRTGPNTSYPSIASIPSGKIVSYSYSVGEWVYITSDNVKGFVHSAYLQSDKPSDKPVVTPPTSPTPTPTPPPTKPVPTPPGKKPLSDITVVIDAGHGGSDPGSSGHGFIEKNVTLNVAKKMEKYYDKVPMKAKMTRSSDTYVSLNARGAYASKVKGDIFVSIHTNSHTTGSANGTETYYYTRSAAVNPNVSQSKALAKYVQNRQLEAWGLTDRGVKVMNLAVLRQNTVPAVLAELGFISSSKDMGIMGTEAGREKMAKALFIATLDYYYYYENRTDVLPLYSTVNATPSGKLH; encoded by the coding sequence TTGAAGAAACTCGCAGTATGTCTTACCTTATCTCTCGCAGCGCTTGTCCCATTCGGACAAGATTCCAAGGCCGCAGCCAACTTCACGGATGTCGGAACGACGCATCGTGCACAGGCTGAAATCTATTATCTTGTCGAAGGCGGGATTACAAGCGGAGTCTCTGAAACTCGTTTCGTCCCGGAGCAGCAAGTGACACGTGTACAAGCCGCAGCCATGCTCGGACGTACACTGAACTTGAACGGAGAACAGCGTGCAACGAACTTTAAGGACGTTGGAAAGAACAACTTCGCTTCCGGCTACATACAGCAGCTTGTCGACAAAAAAATCATTTCCGGTTATCCGGATGGCAGCTTCAAACCGAACAACACACTAAGCCGCGGAGAAATGGCGGTCTTAATCGGACGTGCTTTCGAGTATAAATCCAGTTCGGTTAGTGTAGCAGCAAGCTCGCTTATTAACAAAGGGATTGCATCTGGAATCGCGGACGGATCATTCGGTGAAACCCAGACAATCAAACGCGGAGACTTTGCTGTATTCCTAGCACGCAGCATCAACGCAGACTTCCGTACAGCGGATAATGAGAAGTTCGAGCATAATGCCTACGTGGACACGAAAGACGGATCGAAATTGAATCTCCGCACAGGTCCGAACACATCTTACCCGTCTATCGCTTCAATTCCGTCCGGCAAAATCGTTTCCTATTCGTACTCCGTTGGAGAATGGGTATACATTACGTCTGATAACGTAAAAGGATTCGTACACTCTGCTTACTTACAGTCGGACAAGCCGTCAGACAAACCAGTTGTGACACCACCGACATCACCAACACCGACACCAACACCGCCGCCAACGAAGCCGGTTCCTACGCCTCCAGGCAAAAAGCCGTTAAGTGACATTACTGTTGTCATTGATGCAGGGCATGGAGGATCGGATCCAGGAAGCTCAGGCCACGGATTTATCGAAAAAAACGTAACGTTGAACGTAGCAAAGAAAATGGAAAAGTATTACGATAAAGTACCGATGAAAGCGAAAATGACGCGCTCATCAGACACGTACGTTTCGTTGAACGCACGCGGTGCTTACGCTTCTAAAGTAAAAGGCGATATTTTCGTATCGATTCATACGAATTCCCATACTACTGGTTCTGCTAACGGAACAGAAACGTACTATTACACACGTTCAGCAGCAGTTAATCCAAATGTGTCCCAATCTAAAGCTCTTGCGAAATATGTCCAGAATCGTCAGCTTGAAGCATGGGGGTTAACGGATCGAGGAGTAAAAGTCATGAACTTGGCTGTCCTTCGTCAAAACACTGTACCTGCCGTACTCGCTGAACTAGGATTCATCTCCAGCAGCAAAGATATGGGCATTATGGGAACAGAAGCAGGCCGTGAAAAAATGGCGAAAGCATTATTTATTGCGACGCTAGACTATTATTATTACTATGAAAACAGAACGGATGTTTTGCCTTTGTATAGCACGGTAAATGCTACACCGAGTGGAAAACTTCACTAA
- a CDS encoding YhdT family protein — translation MRPDTPKSPNAPQPNQYKQDPRFKTAHKEAWIGVALAIFNFIWWFGFAYGLGGRPVEEYTYILGLPDWFFWSCVVGFILMSLITVVLAKFVLTDMPLDDDPAYHPNPPNFHDQKGPNS, via the coding sequence ATGCGACCCGACACACCCAAATCACCAAACGCACCACAACCCAATCAATACAAACAAGACCCGCGCTTCAAAACCGCGCACAAAGAAGCATGGATCGGCGTCGCGCTCGCCATCTTCAACTTCATCTGGTGGTTCGGTTTTGCCTATGGACTCGGTGGCCGTCCCGTCGAAGAATACACATACATACTCGGCCTGCCCGACTGGTTCTTCTGGAGCTGCGTCGTCGGCTTCATTCTCATGAGCCTCATCACCGTCGTCCTGGCGAAATTCGTCCTCACCGACATGCCGCTCGACGACGACCCGGCCTACCATCCAAATCCACCGAACTTTCACGATCAGAAAGGACCGAACTCATGA
- a CDS encoding PLD nuclease N-terminal domain-containing protein — protein sequence MNTDLELLIEYLPFIIPLVLLQFGLAIFSVIHVIRHPHYRFGNQVMWLLIVLFIQFIGPLIYFIAGRGDEDGRVHS from the coding sequence ATGAACACAGATTTAGAACTGCTCATAGAGTATTTGCCGTTCATCATACCGCTCGTACTGCTCCAATTCGGACTCGCTATTTTTTCCGTCATTCACGTCATTCGCCACCCGCATTACCGGTTCGGCAACCAAGTCATGTGGCTGCTCATTGTGCTTTTCATTCAATTCATCGGACCGCTCATTTACTTTATCGCAGGAAGGGGAGACGAAGATGGTCGTGTCCATTCATAA
- the panF gene encoding sodium/pantothenate symporter: MNIGVLIPLILFLIAIFAIGFIASKQMGSGGSFLQDYFLGGRELGGFVLAMTMVATYGSASSFLGGPGTAYTVGFGWALLAMTQVVTGYFVLLVLGKKFAILSRRYDAVTMIDFLKARYNSPAVAILSAIAIIVFLFSAMTAQWVGGGRLIESLTGLSYTSALFIFAISVLVYVTIGGFRAVALTDAVQGAIMIVGTLILLIGVIIAGGGIPAIMQDLLNENPRLVTPFGADGSLTAAYVSSFWILVGVGVVGLPQMVIRTMSYKSSRAMHRALAIGTIVTGFIMLNMHLIGIFARPVLPGIEVGDKVIPLIALEVLPPWLAGIVLAAPMAAIMSTVDSLLLLVSSAIVKDVYLNFIKPDAPEKRVKMLSFGITGVLGIIVFLLALQPPDLLIFLNLFAFGGLEAAFIWPIVLGLYWKHGNKYGALLSMLTGIGSYIAIHFYNQEYGNLLGVHTVTLPVVLSLLAYLIGSLAVKREPFQF; encoded by the coding sequence ATGAACATCGGCGTACTCATCCCGCTCATCCTATTCTTAATCGCAATCTTTGCCATCGGGTTCATCGCCTCCAAACAAATGGGCAGTGGCGGCAGCTTCCTGCAAGACTACTTCCTCGGCGGACGTGAACTCGGAGGCTTCGTCCTCGCGATGACCATGGTTGCCACATACGGAAGCGCATCCAGCTTCCTCGGCGGCCCCGGAACCGCATACACCGTCGGCTTCGGCTGGGCGCTCCTGGCGATGACACAAGTCGTCACCGGCTACTTCGTCCTGCTCGTGCTCGGTAAAAAGTTCGCCATCCTGAGCCGCCGCTACGACGCTGTCACGATGATTGACTTCTTGAAGGCGCGCTACAACAGCCCGGCCGTCGCGATCCTATCAGCCATCGCGATCATCGTTTTCCTATTCTCCGCGATGACCGCGCAATGGGTAGGGGGCGGACGTCTCATCGAATCGCTCACGGGACTCAGCTACACATCGGCGCTCTTCATCTTCGCGATCAGCGTCCTCGTCTACGTCACAATCGGCGGATTCCGCGCCGTCGCGCTTACCGACGCTGTCCAGGGCGCAATCATGATCGTCGGAACGCTCATCCTGCTCATCGGAGTCATCATCGCAGGCGGTGGAATTCCAGCCATCATGCAGGATTTGTTGAATGAAAACCCGCGCCTCGTCACGCCATTCGGAGCAGACGGCAGCCTGACCGCAGCCTACGTCTCAAGCTTCTGGATCCTCGTCGGAGTCGGAGTCGTCGGCCTTCCGCAAATGGTCATCCGGACAATGAGCTACAAAAGCTCCCGCGCCATGCACCGCGCACTCGCAATCGGCACAATCGTCACAGGATTCATCATGCTCAACATGCACCTAATCGGCATCTTCGCGCGTCCCGTCCTGCCAGGAATCGAAGTGGGGGATAAAGTCATCCCGCTCATCGCGCTCGAAGTCTTGCCGCCGTGGTTAGCCGGCATCGTCCTGGCAGCACCAATGGCCGCCATCATGTCCACCGTCGACTCGCTCCTGCTGCTCGTCAGCTCCGCGATCGTCAAAGACGTCTACTTGAACTTCATCAAACCGGACGCACCCGAAAAAAGAGTCAAAATGCTCAGCTTCGGCATCACAGGCGTACTCGGAATCATCGTATTCCTGCTCGCCCTGCAGCCGCCGGACCTGCTGATCTTCCTGAACCTATTCGCATTCGGAGGACTAGAAGCCGCCTTCATCTGGCCGATTGTCCTAGGACTCTACTGGAAACACGGCAACAAATACGGCGCACTCCTATCCATGCTCACCGGAATCGGCAGCTACATCGCCATCCACTTCTACAACCAGGAATACGGCAACCTGCTCGGAGTCCACACCGTCACCCTCCCAGTAGTCCTATCCCTGCTTGCATACCTAATCGGAAGCCTAGCCGTAAAACGGGAACCCTTCCAGTTTTAA
- a CDS encoding helix-turn-helix domain-containing protein, producing MLRIGSIILRERQRMNITQETLAAHCQVTKASVSKWEKGQSYPDITLLPKLAAYFDITVDELLHYEQEVSKQTIQELYNDFSQKFGKEPFPGVFEEVENRVKTHYHHPSLLLQMSILMLNYHHLAEDSKTILDKITQWLERIRQISDDVWVLRQVNSLQAHVALMQANPQKTLKLLDGVIQPTIGDEVLLATAHEQVGNTEEATRVIQVMMYQSILQIVGSSPIYLRLTASKPASFNETVRRIDGLIELYQLQQLHPNMCIQFYVSVAQTAAAQQNRDMLYTYLTKYVDVCIHDLWPIELRGDDYFNLLEDWLEQLDLGKNALRNNEIIKQSILDLVEAPFFESYQEDEEMRTLIKNLQWGLEDK from the coding sequence ATGCTCCGAATCGGCTCCATTATACTGCGTGAACGTCAGCGGATGAACATCACGCAAGAAACACTTGCCGCGCATTGCCAAGTCACAAAAGCATCCGTCTCGAAGTGGGAAAAAGGACAAAGCTATCCCGACATCACATTGTTGCCGAAACTCGCCGCTTACTTTGATATTACGGTCGACGAACTGCTTCACTACGAACAAGAAGTATCCAAGCAAACCATCCAAGAACTCTATAACGACTTCTCGCAAAAGTTCGGGAAAGAACCCTTTCCAGGCGTCTTCGAAGAAGTTGAAAACCGAGTGAAAACGCACTATCACCATCCTTCGCTGCTCCTGCAAATGAGCATTCTTATGCTCAATTATCATCATCTTGCAGAGGACAGCAAAACGATTCTGGACAAAATCACCCAATGGCTCGAGCGAATTCGCCAGATCAGCGACGACGTCTGGGTGCTCAGACAAGTGAACTCTCTGCAAGCACACGTTGCACTCATGCAAGCAAATCCGCAAAAAACACTCAAACTTTTAGACGGTGTCATCCAACCGACCATCGGAGACGAAGTGTTGCTCGCAACTGCCCACGAACAAGTCGGAAATACCGAAGAAGCAACACGGGTGATCCAAGTGATGATGTACCAGAGCATCCTTCAAATCGTTGGCAGCAGTCCAATCTATTTAAGACTCACAGCGTCCAAACCCGCTTCTTTCAATGAAACCGTCCGCCGCATCGACGGATTGATTGAGCTATACCAACTTCAACAGCTTCATCCGAATATGTGCATTCAATTTTATGTAAGCGTCGCACAAACAGCCGCCGCACAACAAAACCGCGACATGCTGTATACCTACCTCACGAAGTACGTCGACGTGTGTATCCACGATCTTTGGCCAATCGAACTCCGGGGAGACGACTACTTCAATCTATTAGAAGATTGGCTGGAGCAATTGGATCTAGGCAAAAATGCGCTGCGCAACAATGAAATCATCAAACAATCGATTCTTGATCTCGTGGAAGCACCATTTTTTGAATCCTATCAAGAAGATGAAGAAATGCGCACGTTAATAAAGAACTTACAATGGGGATTGGAGGATAAATAA
- a CDS encoding 5'-nucleotidase C-terminal domain-containing protein, with protein MKKKTRFMATTITAAAVATALAVPSASADSSKFTDVSDRYADAVNFLWANNVTSGISETKFDTMSQVKRADAAIFIAKVMGLEPGGVYKDSGFTDVPKNAKWAVDALAEHGIVNGKTTTKFGASEHLTRGEAAAMIVKAAKIEADSTKTKTQFTDVNKRFAPYVQALVDEKIASGKDSKTFGTSMPVTRGELALFLNRGNAKFGYFDLMVMHMNDHHAYLDNFPYISTVVNELRANNQNNLLLHGGDVFSGDLYWNKYKGQADVVMMNYLGFDAVTFGNHEFDEGGSDVGHQALRNYILGAQFPVLGANLDFKGDQKLKDLYKGGIADNAGGGEIYDGTIVEIDGQKVGMFGLTTEDTVNISSPADVEVLSYINRAKETVAALQAKGVDKIIALTHVGVDEASPEGSDQTLAKAVPDIDIIVGGHTHTALQEPITITNANGNKTLIVQAGQYGDYLGTLDVKFNPQGEIYWNHGELIKIDPKTMKADKKAAAVLAPFKAGKEELKKEPIGVNSEVELSGARDSNAEGTSSVRHNETNLGNLIADAMLTKAKTLPGMDKETVISVQNGGGIRTSIEAGDISVGSVMQVLPFGNPLAIIKSNGKEVKEALERSVGGSLIDGGKGLKEDGGFLHVGGMKFTYDSSKKSGERVLEVLVLEGDKYIPLEDDKTVYIATNSFTARGGDDYKVFEKASKEGRVSDPGFSDTQNLIEYLQSLGNKINPKVEGRIIDTSLETQQNGYKVPVEGAKN; from the coding sequence ATGAAGAAGAAGACTAGATTCATGGCAACGACCATCACAGCGGCAGCAGTCGCAACTGCACTGGCGGTACCAAGCGCATCAGCCGACTCCTCGAAATTCACCGACGTATCTGATCGTTATGCAGACGCGGTCAACTTCCTATGGGCAAATAACGTAACATCTGGCATTAGCGAAACAAAATTCGACACAATGTCCCAAGTCAAACGCGCAGACGCAGCGATCTTCATCGCAAAAGTCATGGGTCTTGAGCCAGGCGGCGTATACAAAGACTCAGGCTTCACAGACGTACCGAAAAACGCAAAGTGGGCAGTAGACGCACTCGCTGAACACGGAATCGTCAACGGAAAAACGACAACAAAATTCGGCGCTTCCGAACACCTCACACGCGGTGAAGCAGCAGCGATGATCGTCAAAGCTGCAAAAATCGAAGCAGACAGCACAAAAACAAAAACACAATTCACAGACGTCAACAAACGCTTCGCGCCGTATGTCCAAGCACTCGTCGACGAAAAAATCGCAAGCGGAAAAGATAGCAAAACATTCGGCACATCCATGCCCGTCACACGCGGCGAACTAGCCCTATTCCTCAACCGAGGAAACGCGAAATTCGGCTACTTCGACCTCATGGTGATGCACATGAATGACCATCACGCATACCTCGACAACTTCCCGTACATCTCGACAGTAGTTAACGAACTGCGTGCAAACAACCAAAATAATCTCCTGCTTCATGGCGGAGACGTATTCTCAGGAGACCTTTACTGGAATAAATACAAAGGACAAGCCGATGTTGTCATGATGAACTACCTGGGCTTTGACGCTGTCACATTCGGTAACCACGAATTTGACGAAGGCGGCAGCGATGTAGGACACCAGGCACTGCGCAACTACATTCTTGGAGCACAGTTCCCTGTACTCGGCGCGAACCTTGATTTTAAAGGTGATCAAAAACTGAAAGATCTCTATAAAGGCGGCATTGCGGATAATGCAGGCGGCGGGGAAATCTATGACGGCACAATCGTCGAAATCGACGGACAGAAAGTCGGAATGTTCGGTCTGACAACTGAAGATACTGTCAACATTTCAAGCCCGGCAGATGTCGAAGTACTCAGCTATATTAACCGTGCGAAAGAGACAGTCGCTGCACTTCAGGCGAAAGGTGTCGACAAAATTATTGCACTGACACATGTTGGTGTAGACGAAGCTTCTCCTGAAGGAAGCGACCAGACGCTTGCGAAAGCGGTGCCGGATATTGACATCATTGTCGGAGGGCATACACACACTGCGTTGCAAGAACCTATTACAATTACCAATGCTAACGGAAACAAAACGCTTATCGTCCAAGCCGGCCAATACGGGGACTATCTCGGAACGCTGGATGTGAAGTTCAATCCTCAGGGAGAGATCTATTGGAACCACGGGGAACTGATTAAGATTGATCCGAAAACGATGAAAGCCGACAAAAAGGCAGCAGCTGTTCTTGCACCGTTTAAAGCAGGGAAGGAAGAGCTGAAGAAAGAACCGATTGGCGTGAATTCAGAAGTCGAATTGAGCGGCGCACGTGACTCTAACGCAGAAGGCACATCTAGTGTCCGCCACAATGAAACGAACCTTGGAAACTTAATCGCTGATGCAATGCTGACAAAAGCGAAGACACTACCAGGTATGGATAAAGAGACAGTTATTTCCGTACAGAACGGTGGAGGAATCAGAACGAGCATTGAAGCCGGTGACATTTCTGTCGGCAGTGTCATGCAGGTACTGCCATTCGGAAACCCACTGGCAATCATTAAGTCGAACGGTAAGGAAGTAAAAGAAGCACTTGAACGCAGCGTAGGCGGATCGTTGATTGACGGCGGCAAAGGGCTAAAAGAAGACGGCGGTTTCCTTCACGTCGGTGGCATGAAGTTCACTTACGATAGTTCAAAAAAATCCGGAGAGCGTGTGCTTGAAGTACTCGTCCTAGAAGGCGATAAGTATATACCTCTTGAAGACGACAAAACCGTTTATATTGCAACAAACTCTTTCACAGCACGTGGCGGAGATGATTACAAAGTGTTCGAGAAAGCATCTAAAGAAGGTCGTGTTTCCGACCCTGGCTTCTCAGACACACAAAACCTAATCGAATACCTTCAGTCACTAGGCAACAAAATCAACCCTAAAGTCGAAGGCCGCATCATCGATACATCTCTTGAAACTCAGCAAAATGGATATAAAGTTCCAGTTGAAGGCGCTAAAAACTAA
- a CDS encoding ABC transporter permease, with amino-acid sequence MSAWLGFFKKEWTESVKSYKLLLTILIFSVLGILNPFTAKITPAIMENFMPEGTVLNLPEPTALDSWLQFYKNFPQMGLFIFILLFSTMMSKELEKGTLVILLTKGLRRSTVITAKFATGFSYWTLAFMLTFIITYSYTAFYWDQTIVQHVFLAAGCVYVFGLLLFTITLWGNTYFASAYGGLLVTVIAVITLFIIAIFPETASWNPLQLLTSPPRMLTGEVALKEMRTPCIIAISALFVFLLATIFHFNKKRL; translated from the coding sequence ATGAGTGCATGGCTCGGTTTTTTCAAGAAAGAGTGGACAGAAAGTGTAAAGTCCTACAAGCTGCTGCTCACCATCCTGATTTTTTCTGTACTCGGTATCTTAAATCCGTTCACCGCAAAAATTACGCCTGCAATCATGGAGAACTTCATGCCTGAAGGTACGGTTTTAAATTTGCCTGAACCAACTGCACTCGATTCGTGGCTGCAATTCTACAAAAACTTTCCCCAGATGGGACTGTTCATCTTCATTCTTTTGTTCAGCACGATGATGTCGAAAGAACTGGAAAAAGGCACACTTGTGATCTTGCTCACAAAAGGGCTGCGCCGGAGCACGGTCATCACCGCGAAATTTGCGACGGGCTTTTCTTACTGGACGCTCGCATTTATGCTTACATTCATCATCACATACAGCTACACCGCTTTTTATTGGGATCAAACCATCGTCCAGCACGTGTTTCTCGCAGCGGGCTGCGTCTATGTATTCGGGTTGCTCCTATTTACAATCACCCTCTGGGGCAACACCTATTTCGCATCCGCGTATGGCGGTCTTTTAGTGACAGTCATCGCTGTCATCACATTATTCATCATCGCGATTTTCCCGGAAACTGCATCGTGGAATCCACTGCAATTGTTGACCTCACCTCCACGAATGCTGACAGGGGAAGTGGCATTGAAAGAAATGCGCACACCATGTATCATCGCAATTAGTGCACTATTCGTGTTTCTATTAGCAACCATTTTTCATTTTAATAAAAAACGTTTGTAA
- a CDS encoding ABC transporter ATP-binding protein, with amino-acid sequence MVVSIHNVTKRFGEKEVLKNVNLAIPEHSIFGFVGANGAGKTTLMKCMLGLLPLTSGTITIAGETVTFGQTTTNAHIGYLPDVPEFYPYYTAREYLQLCAVITNMPKSERKPRIEELLNLVGLIQVKSPIRTYSRGMKQRLGIAQALLNRPKLLICDEPTSALDPVGRAQILSILQAAKSETTVFFSTHILSDAEQICDRVAMLHDGTIIFEDDLTVLQQQVDHQFVFTFTVTAEQALSQLKETEYSIYIEESAFIVQLSSDTERLQFMRELIDRNLVIQSMHPHTKPLEQVVLEVLK; translated from the coding sequence ATGGTCGTGTCCATTCATAACGTCACCAAGCGATTTGGCGAAAAAGAAGTTCTCAAAAACGTCAATCTCGCCATACCTGAGCACTCGATTTTCGGCTTTGTCGGTGCGAATGGTGCCGGCAAAACGACACTCATGAAATGCATGTTGGGCCTGCTCCCGCTCACATCTGGCACCATCACAATCGCAGGTGAAACCGTTACTTTCGGTCAAACAACTACGAACGCTCATATCGGTTATTTGCCGGACGTCCCTGAATTTTATCCGTATTACACGGCACGCGAATACTTGCAGTTATGCGCCGTCATCACAAATATGCCGAAGTCAGAGCGTAAGCCGCGTATTGAAGAATTACTGAATCTTGTCGGATTAATCCAAGTAAAATCTCCCATCCGAACGTACTCAAGGGGTATGAAACAGCGGCTCGGCATTGCGCAAGCACTTCTAAACCGTCCAAAACTGCTCATTTGCGATGAACCCACGTCCGCTCTCGATCCAGTCGGACGCGCACAGATTTTATCCATTTTACAAGCAGCTAAATCCGAAACAACCGTATTCTTCTCCACGCACATTTTGTCCGACGCTGAGCAAATCTGTGACCGCGTCGCCATGCTGCATGACGGAACTATCATCTTTGAAGATGATCTCACTGTACTCCAGCAACAAGTAGACCATCAATTTGTCTTCACATTTACAGTAACGGCGGAGCAGGCGCTCTCACAACTCAAGGAAACGGAGTACTCCATATATATAGAAGAAAGTGCATTCATCGTACAGTTATCGAGCGACACCGAACGCTTGCAATTCATGCGCGAGCTCATAGATCGAAACCTTGTCATCCAATCCATGCATCCCCATACAAAACCGCTCGAACAAGTCGTTCTGGAGGTGCTGAAATGA